Proteins encoded in a region of the Anopheles ziemanni chromosome 2, idAnoZiCoDA_A2_x.2, whole genome shotgun sequence genome:
- the LOC131294868 gene encoding tRNA-specific adenosine deaminase 1 has protein sequence MDKSLANRIASECLSKFDSLPKTGKPNEDFEWTILAAIALVVRATTPSEPSVRVVALGSGTKCLGGSELSPRGDLVNDSHAEVLARRAFLRYLLEQIEAAVGDGKDGSIFERSYESDELKFVLKKGHSFHFFTTHSPCGDASIFERSDGVSKGDEDEGPQVKRCRMDIPIALEKESFGSVVMVSGEAGNPSIVVGGKTGGKLLQTEADGDLMAQTIGAVRTKPGRGIRTLSVSCSDKMARWSVLGLQGALLMLLLEKPIYLESLIICDGTDHSVDALQRAIWGRFDRSLAEETGTIIEQPYRRCIPELIAATNGRLFRFRKNRNVASDTRKYQPSPCGIIWCDVTERPHEVEVGGRRHGVTKRKLGTPAARLRISKIELFVRFARLYRICREAKLLAGQTLNNLAPDKEPEIMIRNTADSVPSAVDDDAAKSEGHPKLKQNRTDDVAKLSYATAKARSVGYVQQWVRLRDVAFEGKWTVKPDSLGQFHMDISTSSA, from the exons ATGGATAAAAGCTTAGCAAACCGTATAGCTAGCGAATGTTTGTCCAAGTTCGATAGCCTTccgaaaacgggaaaacctAACGAAGATTTCGAATGGACAATACTGGCGGCGATCGCGCTTGTTGTACGAGCGACTACCCCCTCGGAACCATCGGTGCGTGTCGTTGCCCTGGGAAGTGGCACAAAATGTCTCGGTGGGTCTGAGCTCAGCCCACGGGGCGATTTGGTGAACGATAGTCACGCGGAAGTGTTGGCACGGCGGGCGTTCCTACGGTATTTGTTGGAGCAGATAGAGGCTGCTGTTGGTGATGGAAAGGATGGAAGTATATTTGAGAGAAGCTACGAATCCGATGAGTTAAAATTTGTGCTGAAGAAGGGCCACTCGTTCCATTTCTTCACCACCCATAGTCCGTGCGGGGATGCGAGTATATTTGAACGATCGGATGGAGTCAGCAAGGGTGATGAGGATGAAGGACCGCAAGTGAAGCGATGTCGTATGGACATACCTATCGCGCTCGAAAAAGAGAGCTTCGGAAGCGTGGTTATGGTGTCTGGCGAGGCAGGAAACCCTTCGATCGTggttggtggaaaaacgggtggaaaattgcttCAGACGGAAGCGGACGGTGATCTAATGGCACAAACGATCGGAGCGGTCAGAACAAAACCAGGTCGAGGCATTCGAACACTATCGGTTTCGTGCAGCGATAAGATGGCCCGCTGGAGCGTGCTCGGTTTACAGGGTGCCCTGTTGATGTTGCTTCTGGAAAAGCCCATCTATCTGGAAAGCCTTATAATATGCGATGGAACGGACCACTCCGTGGATGCTTTGCAACGAGCAATTTGGGGACGGTTTGATCGATCATTGGCGGAAGAAACCGGAACCATCATTGAACAACCTTACCGACGATGCATTCCGGAACTCATTGCAGCAACGAATGGTAGATTGTTCCGGTTTCGTAAAAATCGGAACGTTGCTTCCGACACGAGGAAGTATCAACCGTCGCCGTGTGGGATTATTTGGTGTGATGTTACCGAAAG ACCTCACGAGGTGGAAGTTGGCGGCCGTCGGCATGGGGTGACGAAGCGCAAGCTTGGGACACCGGCGGCTCGTTTGCGGATATCGAAAATCGAATTATTCGTTCGCTTCGCACGGCTGTATCGCATCTGCAGGGAGGCGAAGCTGCTTGCTGGGCAAACTTTGAATAATTTAGCACCGGACAAGGAGCCGGAGATCATGATCCGCAACACAGCAGATTCTGTACCGAGTGCAGTGGACGACGACGCGGCGAAGAGTGAAGGACATCCGAAACTAAAGCAAAACCGCACCGACGATGTAGCCAAACTTTCCTACGCCACTGCAAAGGCCCGCTCGGTTGGATACGTACAGCAGTGGGTCCGGTTGCGGGATGTGGCGTTCGAAGGAAAGTGGACCGTGAAACCGGACAGCTTGGGGCAGTTTCACATGGACATCAGCACTAGCTCAGCGTAG
- the LOC131283076 gene encoding glutathione S-transferase E14-like: MATSSMVLFYDDVSPPVRSVLLAIAALGVKDRVQLEYVNLFAGGHLKEDFLKVNPLHTVPVLRHGDLTLTDSHAILVYLCDTFATEGEDLAIPDAQTRAKIFNRLCFNNGFLFQRDAEIMRKIFRGDVTDVSDHFGPLEQTLDVLEKYLSGSLCTALDHLSVADFSIVATVSTLELIMPIKADRWPNVRGWLERMKALPYYQTENQIGLEKLREKLSTKINI; the protein is encoded by the exons ATGGCCACATCAAGCATGGTTTTGTTCTACGACGACGTAAGCCCTCCGGTACGGAGTGTCTTACTAGCAATCGCCGCACTGGGCGTCAAGGATCGTGTGCAGCTGGAATACGTCAACCTGTTTGCGGGAGGACACCTGAAGGAAGATTTTCTGAAG GTCAATCCACTTCACACAGTTCCGGTGCTCCGGCACGGTGACCTAACGTTAACCGATAGCCACGCTATACTGGTGTACCTTTGTGACACGTTTGCCACCGAAGGGGAGGACCTCGCTATCCCCGATGCACAAACGAGGGCGAAAATTTTCAACCGACTTTGCTTCAACAATGGTTTTCTGTTTCAACGTGATGCTGAAATTATG CGAAAAATCTTCCGGGGTGACGTTACCGACGTTAGTGACCACTTTGGACCGCTCGAGCAAACACTGGACGTTCTGGAGAAATATCTCAGTGGTTCCCTGTGTACCGCATTGGATCACCTTTCGGTGGCCGATTTTTCCATCGTGGCGACCGTTAGCACCCTGGAACTCATCATGCCGATCAAAGCGGATCGATGGCCCAACGTTCGGGGGTGGCTCGAGCGAATGAAAGCCCTTCCGTACTACCAAACGGAGAATCAGATCGGTTTGGAGAAACTGCGTGAAAAGTTAAGcacgaaaataaacatttga
- the LOC131283073 gene encoding glutathione S-transferase 1-like produces the protein MPNIKLYTAKLSPPGRAVELTANLLGLPLDIVPINLLAGDHRREEFLKMNPQHTIPVIDDDGIIIRDSHAIIIYLAQKYDATGALYPDDPVTRAKINAALHFDSGVLFSRLRFYFEPILYGGSSEVPQHKIDYMKKGYELLDGALTDDYIVGNELTLADISCIATVDTMDIFFPMDRSKYPKLVAWMERMSSRIPDYDRLNREGSVEFAEICESLRLNNAAKVK, from the exons ATGCCGAACATCAAGCTCTATACGGCGAAACTAAGTCCACCGGGGCGCGCGGTGGAACTAACCGCCAACCTGCTCGGTCTTCCGCTCGACATCGTTCCTATCAACTTGCTGGCGGGTGATCACCGGAGGGAGGAATTTTTGAAGATGAATCCCCAGCACACGATCCCCGTGATCGATGACGATGGCATCATCATTCGGGACAGTCACGCAATCATCATTTATCTGGCGCAAAAGTACGACGCAACAGGAGCACTCTACCCGGATGATCCGGTTACGCGAGCGAAGATAAATGCCGCCCTACACTTTGACTCTGGCGTTCTCTTCTCTAGGTTGAGGTTTTACTTT GAACCGATACTCTACGGTGGTTCGTCGGAGGTGCCCCAGCATAAGATCGACTACATGAAGAAAGGCTACGAACTGCTGGACGGTGCGCTGACGGATGACTACATCGTCGGCAACGAGCTAACGCTGGCCGACATCAGCTGCATCGCGACGGTAGACACGATGGACATATTTTTCCCCATGGACAGGAGTAAATATCCGAAGCTGGTCGCGTGGATGGAGCGAATGAGCAGCCGCATTCCGGACTACGACCGGCTCAACCGGGAAGGTTCGGTGGAGTTTGCCGAGATTTGCGAATCTTTGCGACTGAACAACGCGGCGAAAGTGAAGTAA
- the LOC131283074 gene encoding glutathione S-transferase 1-like encodes MSRKQPVLYTHIISPAGRAVELVAKALNLELEISEMNVYKGHHRNEEFKRLNPVQTIPTLDDNGFLLMDSHAIAIYLARRYGNGTELYSEDFEQQARINSVLFFESSILFARLRFCTDNLTVFRKGEIPEESLKRAADGLKLFEALLQTDYVVGDRLTIADLSCVASITTLHVMLQPSAADYPKTFAWIERIAKLPYYDEINVQGLKAAAQLMHTLKSQAGNK; translated from the exons ATGTCTCGCAAGCAACCGGTCCTGTACACGCACATCATCAGCCCCGCCGGTCGTGCGGTGGAGCTGGTGGCGAAGGCGTTGAACCTTGAACTCGAAATTAG TGAAATGAACGTTTACAAGGGTCATCACCGGAACGAGGAATTCAAGCGGCTCAACCCGGTCCAGACGATCCCGACGCTGGACGATAATGGCTTCCTGCTCATGGATAGCCACGCAATCGCGATCTATCTCGCTCGTCGCTATGGCAACGGCACCGAGCTGTACTCGGAAGACTTTGAACAGCAGGCGAGAATCAACTCGGTGCTGTTCTTCGAAAGTTCGATCCTGTTCGCCCGGTTGCGCTTCTGCACCGACAATCTGACCGTGTTCCGGAAGGGCGAGATTCCGGAGGAAAGCCTCAAGCGGGCAGCCGATGGTTTGAAGCTTTTTGAAGCCCTGCTTCAGACGGACTACGTCGTTGGCGATCGGTTGACGATAGCGGACTTGAGCTGTGTGGCGAGCATCACTACCCTGCACGTTATGCTTCAGCCCTCTGCCGCCGACTATCCGAAAACGTTTGCGTGGATCGAACGGATTGCAAAGCTGCCGTACTACGATGAAATAAATGTACAGGGGTTGAAGGCGGCCGCCCAGCTTATGCACACCCTTAAAAGTCAAGCGGGAAACAAATGA
- the LOC131283075 gene encoding glutathione S-transferase 1-like yields MPNIKLYTTKLSPPGRAVELTAKALGLELDYVPINLLAGDHLKEEYRKLNPQHTIPLIDDNGTIVYDSHAIIVYLVTKYAKDDSLYPADPATRAKVNAALHFDSGVLFARIRFYVEPILYYGSTDEPQEKIDNIYRAYGLLNDTLTGDYIVGNSLTLADLSCIASISSMHAIFPIDQSKYPKLAAWVDRLSQLPYYKATNQEGAEELAQVYQTVLAKNRAQSK; encoded by the exons ATGCCCAACATCAAGCTGTACACGACCAAGCTGAGCCCGCCGGGACGGGCGGTCGAGCTGACAGCAAAGGCACTCGGACTCGAGCTGGACTATGTGCCGATAAATCTGCTCGCCGGAGATCACCTGAAGGAGGAGTACCGGAAGTTGAACCCGCAGCACACGATCCCACTGATCGACGATAATGGAACGATCGTGTACGACAGCCATGCGATCATCGTGTATCTGGTGACGAAGTACGCCAAGGATGACAGCCTCTATCCGGCGGACCCTGCAACGCGTGCCAAGGTCAACGCGGCGCTGCACTTCGACTCCGGGGTGCTTTTTGCCCGAATTCGGTTCTATGTG GAACCCATTCTGTACTACGGATCAACGGATGAGCCGCAGGAAAAGATCGACAATATTTACCGTGCGTACGGACTGCTGAATGACACTCTGACCGGGGACTACATCGTAGGCAACAGTTTAACGCTGGCCGATCTGAGCTGCATCGCTAGCATTTCGTCGATGCACGCCATCTTCCCGATCGACCAGAGCAAGTACCCGAAGCTGGCCGCCTGGGTGGACCGTCTGAGTCAGTTGCCGTACTACAAGGCCACGAACCAAGAGGGAGCCGAGGAGTTGGCCCAGGTCTACCAAACTGTTCTCGCGAAGAACCGGGCACAATCTAAATGA
- the LOC131287836 gene encoding zinc transporter ZIP9, with product MDEVTMLLALVIVMLVGSYLAGNIPLIMSLSEEKLKNVSIFGAGLLVGTALTVIIPEGIRSLYDERSLEQAAKGHGTASGLSVEEHKHEHSNDEHSGTIGLSLVLGFVFMMLVDQVSSRRTEGSNERNLTATIGLVVHAAADGVALGAAATTSHSDVEIIVFLAIMLHKAPAAFGLVSFLLHEGVERDRIRKHLLIFALAAPALTLLTYFGIGSEQKETLESLNATGIAMLFSAGTFLYVATVHVLPELTHRSGHGHGHSHAIHHGNYSLLEQQPPLPVVSGKPSSPGGPGGLRNYELGLLILGALAPLFLTLGHHH from the exons ATGGACGAAGTTACAATGCTTTTAGCACTGGTCATCGTCATGTTGGTGGGATCATATTTGGCCGGAAACATTCCACTGATAATGTCACTGTCGGAG gaaaaactcaaaaatGTATCCATCTTCGGAGCAGGCCTTCTAGTGGGAACCGCTTTGACGGTTATTATCCCGGAAGGTATCCGGTCGCTGTACGACGAACGTTCACTGGAGCAGGCAGCGAAAGGCCATGGAACGGCTTCCGGGCTGTCCGTGGAAGAACATAAACATGAACACAGCAATGACGAACATTCAGGAACGATAGGACTGTCCCTAGTGCTCGGTTTCGTGTTTATGATGCTCGTCGATCAAGTGTCTTCGCGGCGCACGGAAGGATCGAACGAAAGAAATCTAACGGCCACGATCGGCCTGGTGGTACATGCAGCGGCGGACGGTGTAGCTCTCGGTGCCGCTGCCACGACCAGCCACTCGGACGTAGAAATCATCGTGTTTCTTGCGATTATGTTACACAAAGCACCGGCAGCTTTCGGACTGGTCAGCTTCCTGCTCCACGAGGGAGTCGAGAGGGATCGTATTCGAAAgcacctgcttatttttgcctTGGCTGCCCCGGCACTGACCCTGCTGACCTACTTTGGCATCGGTAGCGAGCAGAAGGAAACGCTCGAATCGCTTAACGCCACCGGAATAGCCATGCTGTTTTCGGCAGGCACTTTCTTGTACGTTGCCACGGTACACGTGCTGCCCGAGCTGACGCACCGAAGTGGTCACGGGCATGGCCACAGTCACGCGATTCATCATGGAAACTACAGTCTACTTGAGCAACAACCACCATTGCCAGTCGTCAGCGGGAAACCGTCGTCTCCGGGTGGTCCAGGTGGATTACGAAACTACGAACTGGGGTTACTTATTCTGGGTGCTTTGGCACCGCTCTTCCTGACGCTTGGTCATCATCATTAG
- the LOC131282786 gene encoding epidermal growth factor receptor substrate 15-like 1, whose protein sequence is MPDIVKISGDHILIYEAYYKQLDPKETNEIGALDAAKFLKKSGLSDVVLSRIWDLSDPTGQGYLTKEGFFVALKLIGLAQEGSEINLKNICNELSKPPKVGDLPKVPAQVKLLPAESTDWSMKPERRQQYENLFESLGPMNGLLPGAKVRSTLMNSKLPVETLGRIWDLADQDRDGSLDKHEFCVAMHLVYEALDKRAIPAMLPPQLQRNYAPPSQNGGFDAFGGGAADGGGFVANFPTDIAPPPVVPPLPAALARPPPPATGMAPIIPPVPMVPLVPTGGGAPIEVTSWVVSPLERCKYEEIFNNSDTDRDGLVSGLEIKDVFIKSGVAQNKLALIWALCDTHQSGKLKLEEFCLAMWFVDRAKKGIDPPQALAPNMVPPSLRKSSLIQEPPQPTYSNPELEMISKEIEELAKERRLLEQEVAQKEADVRIKGGELRSLQSELDTLTATLKQLENQKGEAQKRLDDLTNQQVEVDQAMQGVACSIDDARQKVNKIREQCQKQEATLKEQEGELDSRRSELQKLKEEEQSLEKEYNTTTKEVDRLTSRLQDTQLELSQVKAVMSQIEEYQRQMTDALSMFRSAIESNDTILVSDYALKIEPEFREARQALEEKEVENAKKRDPFGDNKANGFGLDEPAATGFGDDFKTNGFPTQFDVGSNGGGVTGGFGDDGFGAFGSSSMAKTSGGGATDPFASAVADPFSERKGSGAEPAKDEFGCDPFAILHAPTSAGQTLTPSPSRSVAPPRPESPSPALPPKKAKQPPPRPAPPRPMQGPTPTKPAPPASDAFGDSSGGGSFANFADFDNKNLKPAAAATIVQQTATAFAPSSAAFGGSNRSLTGGSTIGGSLATTVITVETATPPAMVPAQRGATPSSLHSAAPTPNPTAVDFADDPFKDYRYEDPFNIEDPFAESEESGVDPFASPAKSNKVSASLANNFDGKFSKSNHTSMEELNELFRTTRLSGDGGNETTLNNTTVSQLNNNTLLANSSSGGGGPFGKLTASSTSAAADPFDAFNDNFTKNNNQTDDALFNAFGGTNGSSMAITDSSSLFDAFQATETAASSAFATSSPSATLSSATTGGATAIKSFEDEFSKMDAANVANNNLTTLAFGAGTNNNNNNEFDAKFDAKFDDAFGGGAFSVTETMPNNLHHAASASGTNGKPRYGMMGGTLPPPVSKSAKVLNTSAGGPATGSLKKVANVDAPGQSVVERFNADYSKGEAFDADLQAVLQRSLVEK, encoded by the exons ATGCCTGACATTGTGAAG ATTTCAGGGGATCACATCCTGATATACGAGGCATACTACAAACAG CTTGATCCTAAAGAAACGAATGAAATCGGTGCATTGGATGCGGCGAAATTCCTCAAGAAATCTGGCCTCAGCGATGTCGTCCTCAGCCGCATCTGGGATCTGTCCGACCCGACTGGCCAGGGCTACCTTACCAAGGAGGGTTTCTTCGTTGCGCTGAAGCTGATCGGTCTTGCACAGGAAGGCTCGGAAATCAACCTCAAGAACATCTGCAATGAGCTGTCGAAGCCACCGAAAGTG ggTGACTTACCAAAGGTACCGGCGCAGGTGAAACTGCTACCGGCCGAAAGCACAGACTGGTCGATGAAGCCGGAAAGACGTCAGCAGTATGAGAACCTTTTCGAGTCGCTCGGCCCCATGAACGGTCTGCTGCCGGGAGCAAAGGTTCGCTCGACGCTGATGAACTCCAAGCTGCCGGTAGAAACACTCGGTCGCATCTGGGATTTGGCCGACCAGGACCGGGACGGAAGTTTGGACAAGCACGAGTTCTGTGTGGCCATGCATCTGGTGTACGAAGCGCTGGACAAACGTGCCATCCCGGCCATGTTGCCGCCGCAGTTACAGCGTAACTATGCTCCTCCATCGCAAAACGGTGGCTTCGATGCgttcggtggtggtgcagcCGATGGTGGAGGATTTGTGGCAAACTTCCCGACCGACATTGCACCTCCGCCGGTCGTGCCACCGCTGCCGGCCGCTTTGGCCCGTCCACCGCCGCCGGCCACAGGAATGGCTCCGATCATTCCTCCCGTCCCGATGGTGCCGCTCGTGCCCACCGGTGGTGGGGCTCCGATCGAGGTGACCAGCTGGGTTGTGTCTCCGCTGGAGCGCTGCAAGTACGAAGAGATTTTCAACAACAGCGATACCGATCGAGACGGGCTCGTGTCGGGACTGGAGATTAAGGACGTTTTCATTAAGTCGGGCGTGGCGCAGAACAAGCTGGCGTTGATATGGGCCCTGTGCGATACGCATCAGTCGGGCAAGCTGAAGTTGGAGGAGTTTTGTCTGGCTATGTGGTTCGTCGACCGGGCCAAGAAGGGCATTGATCCACCGCAGGCGCTCGCTCCGAACATGGTCCCACCGAGTTTGCGGAAAAGTTCACTCATTCAA GAACCACCGCAGCCAACATACAGCAACCCAGAGCTGGAGATGATATCCAAAGAGATCGAAGAGCTAGCCAAAGAGCGCCGTTTACTCGAGCAGGAGGTCGCTCAGAAGGAGGCGGACGTGCGAATCAAAGGAGGTGAATTGCGAAGCTTACAG AGTGAATTGGATACGCTGACGGCTACATTGAAGCAGCTGGAAAACCAAAAAGGTGAAGCGCAGAAGCGACTGGATGATCTGACAAACCAG CAAGTAGAAGTAGATCAGGCCATGCAAGGCGTAGCTTGCAGCATTGATGATGCGCGTCAAAAg GTGAACAAAATACGGGAGCAGTGCCAGAAGCAAGAAGCGACGCTCAAAGAGCAGGAAGGTGAGCTGGACTCGCGCCGTTCCGAGCTGCAGAAGCTGAAGGAGGAAGAGCAGTCGCTCGAAAAGGAGTACAATACCACCACCAAAGAGGTTGACCGGCTGACTTCCCGACTGCAGGACACACAGCTCGAGCTCAGCCAGGTGAAGGCGGTCATGAGCCAGATCGAGGAGTACCAGCGCCAGATGACGGACGCGCTCTCGATGTTCCGGTCCGCGATCGAATCAAACGATACGATCTTGGTTTCGGACTATGCGCTCAAGATCGAGCCAGAGTTTCGCGAGGCAAGGCAGGCGCTCGAGGAGAAGGAGGTGGAGAACGCGAAGAAGCGCGATCCGTTCGGGGACAACAAAGCGAACGGGTTTGGCTTGGATGAACCGGCCGCGACCGGTTTCGGGGATGACTTCAAGACGAACGGCTTCCCGACTCAGTTCGACGTTGGGTCGAACGGCGGAGGAGTGACCGGTGGCTTCGGAGACGATGGATTCGGAGCGTTCGGTAGCTCCAGCATGGCCAAAACGAGTGGCGGTGGGGCCACAGATCCGTTCGCGTCGGCCGTAGCGGATCCCTTCTCTGAACGGAAGGGCAGTGGGGCTGAG CCTGCCAAAGATGAATTCGGATGCGATCCGTTTGCCATACTACACGCTCCGACAAGCGCCGGCCAGACGCTAACACCTAGCCCAAGCCGATCCGTCGCACCACCACGACCGGAATCGCCAAGCCCGGCCTTGCCTCCGAAGAAAGCGAAGCAACCACCACCGCGCCCTGCTCCTCCTCGACCAATGCAG GGTCCTACACCTACCAAACCTGCTCCGCCGGCGTCGGATGCATTCGGTGATAGTAGCGGCGGTGGCAGCTTTGCCAATTTTGCCGACTTCGACAATAAG AATCTCAAGCCAGCAGCCGCCGCAACGATCGTACAACAGACGGCGACAGCATTTGCACCAAGTAGTGCCGCATTCGGTGGAAGCAATCGATCGTTGACGGGTGGAAGCACCATCGGTGGATCGTTAGCGACGACCGTAATCACCGTCGAAACGGCAACTCCACCGGCGATGGTTCCGGCACAGCGAGGAGCGACACCATCGTCACTCCATTCGGCCGCACCGACCCCCAACCCGACCGCTGTGGACTTTGCCGATGATCCCTTCAAAGACTACCGGTACGAGGATCCGTTCAACATCGAGGATCCTTTCGCGGAATCGGAGGAAAGCGGTGTTG ATCCTTTCGCTTCGCCTGCGAAAAGCAACAAGGTGTCCGCCAGCCTCGCCAACAACTTCGATGGCAAGTTTAGCAAATCCAACCACACCTCGATGGAGGAGTTGAATGAACTGTTTCGCACCACGCGCTTATCCGGGGACGGAGGCAACGAGACGACGCTCAACAACACCACCGTCAGCCAGCTGAACAATAATACTCTCTtggccaacagcagcagcggtggtggtggcccgTTCGGAAAGCTAACAGCCTCCTCCACATCGGCGGCGGCCGATCCGTTCGATGCATTTAACGATAACTttacgaaaaacaacaaccaaaccgaCGATGCCCTCTTCAACGCGTTCGGTGGTACGAATGGTAGCTCCATGGCCATCACCGATAGCAGCAGTCTATTCGATGCATTCCAAGCCACAGAGACGGCGGCTTCTTCGGCGTTCGCCACCTCATCCCCGTCAGCCACCCTCTCGTCGGCGACAACCGGCGGAGCGACAGCGATAAAATCCTTCGAAGATGAATTCTCCAAAATGGATGCCGCTAATGTGGCCAACAATAATCTCACCACGCTGGCGTTCGGCGCtggcaccaacaacaacaacaacaacgagttCGATGCAAAGTTTGACGCCAAGTTCGATGACGCATTCGGTGGTGGTGCGTTCAGTGTAACGGAAACGATGCCGAACAACCTGCATCATGCAGCATCCGCCAGTGGCACCAACGGCAAGCCGCGGTACGGGATGATGGGTGGAACACTACCGCCACCGGTGAGCAAATCGGCGAAAGTGCTCAACACCAGCGCTGGAGGGCCCGCGACGGGCAGTTTGAAGAAGGTGGCCAACGTTGACGCTCCGGGCCAGTCGGTGGTCGAGCGATTTAATGCCGACTACTCGAAGGGGGAAGCGTTCGATGCCGACCTGCAGGCCGTCCTCCAGCGATCACTggtcgaaaaataa
- the LOC131294950 gene encoding uncharacterized protein LOC131294950, with product MMNLTYKLNTGFTIPLIGFGTYQIHGRELIYEVLDYALSAGYRHIDTAVVYRNEEYIGSALKTLLPKYNLKREDIFITSKLISQSNKDEQFVEEMVRKSLANLQTDYLDLYLIHWPGVSGMQVNHPDNVKYRKATWNALCKMQRGGHLRSIGVSNYTVKHLKEMLAECNGVVPAVNQVEWHPYYYQPELLDFCRKEGIFLQAYSSLGSSNTTELRSDQTVNDVASRLGKTPAQILLRWAVQQNIGILPKARSRGHIEENAALEFEIPAEQMKELHDLRHTVGRKFAWNPETVV from the exons ATGATGAACTTAACATACAAGCTGAACACCGGATTTACCATCCCATTGATTGGCT TCGGCACCTACCAAATCCATGGCCGGGAGCTCATTTACGAGGTGTTGGATTACGCCCTCAGCGCAGGCTATCGGCATATTG ACACTGCGGTCGTTTATCGCAATGAGGAATACATTGGAAGTGCACTGAAAACACTGCTCCCCAAGTACAACCTGAAGCGTGAAGATATCTTTATCACGTCCAAGTTGA ttTCACAATCAAACAAAGATGAACAATTTGTTGAGGAAATGGTGCGAAAGTCGCTGGCCAACTTGCAAACTGACTATCTCGATCTGTACCTCATCCACTGGCCCGGTGTGAGTG GTATGCAAGTGAACCATCCGGATAATGTAAAGTATCGTAAGGCTACTTGGAATGCGCTTTGTAAAATGCAACGTGGTGGCCATTTGCGTTCGATCGGTGTCTCGAACTACACGGTAAAACATTTGAAGGAAATGCTAGCAGAATGCAATGGCGTTGTGCCTGCAGTCAATCAG gTTGAATGGCACCCTTACTATTATCAGCCAGAACTGCTGGACTTTTGCCGCAAGGAGGGCATCTTTCTGCAAGCCTATTCGTCGCTCGGTTCATCCAACACAACCGAACTACGAAGTGACCAGACGGTGAACGATGTAGCTAGCCGTCTTGGTAAAACTCCTGCTCAAATACTACTTCGTTGGGCTGTGCAGCAGAATATTGGCATATTGCCAAAGGCCCGTTCGCGTGGTCACATTGAGGAAAATGCCGCTCTGGAGTTTGAAATTCCAGCCGAGCAGATGAAGGAACTGCATGATCTACGGCACACCGTTGGGCGCAAGTTTGCGTGGAATCCAGAGACGGTCGTTTAA